The sequence GTTTACTAAAAACACAGGTCCGTGCGAAGACGGTGAAGTCGATGTATACGGACTGACGCCTGCCCGGTGCTGGAAGGTTAAGAGGACCTGTTAGAGCCCCTTTGTTGGGTTCGACGCGGAGAATTTAAGCCCCAGTAAACGGCGGTGGTAACTATAACCATCCTAAGGTAGCGAAATTCCTTGTCGGGTAAGTTCCGACCTGCACGAATGGCGTAACGACTTCCCTGCTGTCTCAACCACAGGCCCGGCGAAATTGCAGTACGAGTAAAGATGCTCGTTACGCGCGGCAGGACGAAAAGACCCCGGGACCTTCACTATAGCTTGGTATTGGTGTCTGGTTCGGTTTGTGTAGGATAGGTGGGAGACGTTGAAGCGGCCACGCTAGTGGTTGTGGAGTCGTTGGTGAAATACCACTCTGATCGGATTGGGCATCTTCAACCTCGGCCCATGATCTGGGTTAGGGACAGTGCCTGGTGGGTAGTTTAACTGGGGCGGTTGCCTCCTAAAGAGTAACGGAGGCGCCCAAAGGTTCCCTCAGCCTGGGTGGCAATCAGGTGGTGAGTGTAAGTGCACAAGGGAGCTTGACTGTGAGACTGACAGGTCGAGCAGGTACGAAAGTAGGGACTAGTGATCCGGCACCGGCTTGTGGAAGCGGTGTCGCTCAACGGATAAAAGGTACCCCGGGGATAACAGGCTGATCTTCCCCAAGAGTCCATATCGACGGGATGGTTTGGCACCTCGATGTCGGCTCGTCGCATCCTGGGGCTGGAGTAGGTCCCAAGGGTTGGGCTGTTCGCCCATTAAAGCGGCACGCGAGCTGGGTTTAGAACGTCGTGAGACAGTTCGGTCTCTATCCGCCGCGCGCGTGGAAACTTGAAGAAGGCTGTCCCTAGTACGAGAGGACCGGGACGGACATACCTCTGGTGGGCCAGTTGTCACGCCCGTGGCATGGCTGGTTGGCTACGTATGGGAGGGATAACCGCTGAAAGCATCTAAGCGGGAAGCCTGTTTTGAGATGAGGTTTCTGTTGAGGTTCCCTAAAGATGATGGGGTTGATAGGCCGGATCTGGACGCACCGTGAGGTGTGGAGGTGACCGGTACTAATGAACCGACGACAACACAAAACATGCACCACCCCGGGGTGATACCGGGGGTTGGTGTGCCGCGCATCCCCGTGTGGTGGTGCGTGGTGAGTACTGAAGACGAACAAGAGGATGATGGTGTGCTGTGTGCTGCCGTGACCGCCGTGGTGGTGGTGTGGTGGTGTGTGGTGGGTTGCTCGCGTTGACTGTGCAGTGTCTGGCATGCCACAGCAGCCCTCGTGGTGCCCCGCCTTTTTGTGTGGGGTGCGTGGGGGTTGGCATGTTAACAAAGAAAATTGAGTGTGTCGGTGGTTGTTAGCGGCGGGGGTCACGCCCGGTCCCGTTCCGAACCCGGAAGCTAAGCCTGCCAGCGCCGATGGTACTGCACCTGGGAGGGTGTGGGAGAGTAGGTCACTGCCGGCCAAAACTTTGAAATGGTGAGGATACAAACAAGGGGTCAAACCCACGCATTAGCGTGTGGGTGGATGCCCGGTTTGTGTCCTCACCATTTCTTCGTACCCAGATACTTGGAAACTTAGATACTTAAATACCTAAACTCTTTAGGGGCGGGCGCGGCTGGGGCCGGTTATTTACCCTGGGGCGAGGCTATTTGTCTTAAACCTTTGCAGTCCCCCTAGCTGCGACCGCTCAGCCGGGGTGGGGCGACAATGGCGGCTGACCCAGCAACCACTACAATCGCCGGAGTACTAGCGCATAGTGGAAGGCAATCACGGTGGACTCCCGAAACAGAGGATATGAATCCAGCGAGAACGGGGCATCCCGCGGGAGGCGTGGGGCTCCTCGTAACCACCGGCACACGGGCGAGCGCCGGGGTAGTCGCGACCGGGAGGAACGCGGTATCCGCAGCGGTGGAGGCCGCGACCACCGGGATCGCGACCGCGATTGGCGCGGAGAAGGCCGGGGCGGGGACAAGCCCGCCCGCCCGCGCAACGACCGGAATCAGCGCGATTCCTTTGTCGGGCCTCAACGTCACGGATACCGCGAGGAACGGATCAATCGCCGAGTCAACGAACCCGCGATTCCCGCAGATGTGGACCCACGGGAGCTGGACCCCACCGTCCGGCAGGAGCTGCGCAGCCTTGCCAAGGACAACGCCGACATGACGGCTAAGCACCTTATTATGGCAGCCTCCCTCCTGGACGAAGACCCACAGAAGGCCCTCGCCCACGCCCGTGCCGCCAAGGACCGCGCAGGCCGGGTTCCCGTCGCGCGCGAAACTAATGGCATCGCTGCCTACCACGCCGGCGAGTGGAAGGAAGCTATCGCCGAGCTCCGGGCAGCACGGCGGATGTCCGGCGGCCCGGGCCTGGTGGCTGTACTCGCAGACGCTGAACGCGGGTTGGGCCGTCCGGCTAAGGCGCTGGAGGTGGCGTCCGAAATCGACGGACAAGACCTCGAACCGGAAACCCGGGCGGAATTGGCCATCGTCGTCGCAGGCGCCCATCTCGACCTCCAGCAACCGGACGATGCGGTCCTCGCGCTCGAACCGGAAACGGGCAAAACCGATGCCCCCGAAGTCACCCGAATGCGCCTCATGTACGCCTACGGTGACGTCCTGGAGCACGTCGGCCGCACCGAGGAGGCGGTGGAATGGTTCCGTCGCGCCGCCGAGATGGATACCGAAGAGGTGTTGGACGCCAGCGACCGCATCGCGGCCCTCACCGCCGAGGAGTAGAACTGGATACCTGACCTCGGTTCCCAAAGACTCCGCTGCACTGAGGAGAAAGGCCCCGCTAACAGGACCATGGCACTACACCTGCTAGATCACTACGACGCGATCCTCGCCGACCTGGACGGCACCGTTTTCGAAGGGGGCCGACCCGTCCCCGGGGCCGCAGAGGGCCTGAGCGGCCGGAGGGTGGTGTACGTGACGAACAATGCCTCCCGCTCCCCGGAACAGGTGGCCGAGCACCTCAACCAACTCGGTTTCCCGGCGGACGCCGATAGCGTGCTGACCTCCGCACAGGCCGCGTGCACCCTCGCTTCCCGGGAATTGGAGCAGCGCGGGATTAGCCCGCAGGGGGCAAAGGCCTTCGTGATCGGGGCGGAATCCTTCAAGGAGTTGGCGCGACGGGAGAGCTTCCGCGTCGTCGAATCCGCAGACGACGAACCGGCCATCGTGCTGCAGGGGCACAGCCCCGACAACGACTGGGCCCGGCTGTCCGAGGGGGCACTAGCCATCCGACGGGGTGCCGTGTACGTCGCGAGCAACCTGGACACGACTCTGCCGTCCGAGCGGGGCTTGCTGGTGGGCAATGGTTCCATGGTTGCCGCCGTGTCCACCGCCACCGGGCAGCGCCCTGTCAGCGCCGGGAAGCCGGGGCCCGCGATGTTCCACGTCGCCGCGCAACGCCTGGGCTCCACCCACCCCCTGGTTGTCGGGGACCGGCTAGATACCGACATCGCCGGCGGGAACGCAGCCGGCTTCGACACCCTGTGCACGGTCACGGGGGTATCCGGCCACTGGGACGTGCTCTACTCCAGCGGGCTGAACCGCCCGAACTTCATCGCGGCGAACATGCGCGATCACCTGCCGGGCTGGAGCGCGGCGGTCTCCGAGCACGGGGCGGCCGATGGCACGGACGGGCTGCAGGTGACCGTGAGGGCCGGCGAGGAAGGTCCGGTGGACGTCATGGCCGCTGAGGCCCTGGCCGCAGCGGCACCCCTGGTGTGGAAGCACCTGGACGCTTCCGGTAGCACCGATTCCCGGCCGGAGGTGGCCGTGGTCGGCGGGGATGACCTAGCCCGCCGGGCCGTGGAGGCATGGCGATGACTACCCCGCACGATGAAACCCGCCGCCCGCCCACCCCGGGCGACATGGCCGCGCAAGACCCTGCGCATCACACCGCGCACCCCACCCCGTCCGCGGACCCCGCCGACGTCGGCGCCCGCGTGGCCGAATTGCTGTCGCAAGATGCCGAGGGGTTCCAGGAGGCGGAGTTGCTGGAACGAGCACAGCGCATCGTCGCCGATGCCCTGGAGCGGGGTTAGCGAGGCAGCCCCATGGCAGGACGAAAAGGTGGCGGTCTGCAGCGCCTCGACGCTGAGCTCGTGCGGCGCAAGATTGCCCGCTCCCGCGAGCAGGCACAGGAGATGATTCGGGCCGGGCGGGTGCAGGTCAACGGTATGAAAGCCGAAAAACCGGCCACCGGGGTCAGCGCCGAGGCCTCTATCCGCGTAGCCGAATCGGAGGAGGACCGGTGGGCCTCCCGAGGCGCGCACAAGCTCCTTGGGGCCCTAGCCGCCTTCGAACCCCAGGGGTTCCAGCTCGCGGGCCACTCAGTGCTGGACGCAGGTGCCTCCACTGGGGGGTTCAC comes from Corynebacterium heidelbergense and encodes:
- a CDS encoding tetratricopeptide repeat protein; protein product: MDSRNRGYESSENGASRGRRGAPRNHRHTGERRGSRDREERGIRSGGGRDHRDRDRDWRGEGRGGDKPARPRNDRNQRDSFVGPQRHGYREERINRRVNEPAIPADVDPRELDPTVRQELRSLAKDNADMTAKHLIMAASLLDEDPQKALAHARAAKDRAGRVPVARETNGIAAYHAGEWKEAIAELRAARRMSGGPGLVAVLADAERGLGRPAKALEVASEIDGQDLEPETRAELAIVVAGAHLDLQQPDDAVLALEPETGKTDAPEVTRMRLMYAYGDVLEHVGRTEEAVEWFRRAAEMDTEEVLDASDRIAALTAEE
- a CDS encoding HAD-IIA family hydrolase — its product is MALHLLDHYDAILADLDGTVFEGGRPVPGAAEGLSGRRVVYVTNNASRSPEQVAEHLNQLGFPADADSVLTSAQAACTLASRELEQRGISPQGAKAFVIGAESFKELARRESFRVVESADDEPAIVLQGHSPDNDWARLSEGALAIRRGAVYVASNLDTTLPSERGLLVGNGSMVAAVSTATGQRPVSAGKPGPAMFHVAAQRLGSTHPLVVGDRLDTDIAGGNAAGFDTLCTVTGVSGHWDVLYSSGLNRPNFIAANMRDHLPGWSAAVSEHGAADGTDGLQVTVRAGEEGPVDVMAAEALAAAAPLVWKHLDASGSTDSRPEVAVVGGDDLARRAVEAWR